A region of Pseudomonas sp. Marseille-Q3773 DNA encodes the following proteins:
- a CDS encoding glycoside hydrolase family 15 protein: protein MPANIEDYALLGNCRSAALVSRDGSLDWLCLPRFDAPAVFAALLGNEENGHWRLAPSDPVEHSKRRYLDDTLVLETTWATATGRARVLDFMPLGEVNSVVRIVEGLTGETNFEMDLVMRFDYGRSVPWVERVAPLTLSAVAGPDRLVLAATVAPQARDHHTVARFRVAAGQRQVFSLRHQPSHLPVQADCDIDDALKDTIDQWQTFAARCPEVGAYSALVRRSLLTLKAMTYAPTGGIVAAVTTSLPERVGHERNWDYRFCWLRDATMTLLAFMNLGYFDEAQAWREWLLRSVAGNPEQMQIMYGLAGERDLQEYTLPWLAGYEHSQPVRVGNAASTQTQLDIYGELADAMAQAINGGLPRHPRSAAIARLILPYLERIWREPDEGIWEVRGGRQQFVHSKVMAWVAFDRAAGLADTTEEGRERGQHYRQVADQIRREVCEQGLDASGQFFVQAYGSSEMDASLLQIALTGFLPVDDPRFLRTLEQIEQRLLKHGLLLRYDSDSCSDGLTPGEGTFLVCSFWLADVYVLLGRQAEAQALYQRLTGLCNDLGLLAEQYDPVGQRMLGNFPQAFSHIGIINTALNLHRAQCPVRDRATRR from the coding sequence ATGCCTGCCAACATCGAAGACTACGCCCTGCTGGGCAACTGCCGCAGCGCTGCGCTGGTCAGCCGTGATGGCTCGCTCGACTGGCTGTGCCTGCCACGCTTCGACGCCCCGGCAGTCTTCGCCGCCTTGCTGGGCAACGAAGAAAATGGCCATTGGCGCCTGGCCCCCAGCGACCCGGTAGAGCACAGCAAGCGTCGCTACCTGGACGATACCCTGGTGCTGGAGACCACCTGGGCCACTGCCACCGGCCGCGCCCGCGTGCTCGACTTCATGCCTCTGGGCGAGGTCAACTCGGTGGTGCGCATCGTCGAAGGCCTGACGGGTGAAACCAACTTCGAGATGGACCTGGTGATGCGCTTCGACTATGGCCGCAGCGTACCCTGGGTGGAGCGGGTGGCACCGCTCACGCTCAGCGCCGTGGCCGGGCCTGATCGCCTGGTGCTGGCGGCGACGGTGGCGCCGCAAGCGCGTGACCACCACACCGTGGCCCGCTTCCGCGTCGCGGCGGGCCAGCGGCAGGTGTTCAGCCTGCGTCACCAGCCATCGCACCTGCCGGTGCAAGCGGACTGCGACATCGACGATGCCCTGAAAGACACCATCGACCAGTGGCAGACCTTCGCGGCCCGCTGCCCCGAGGTCGGCGCCTACAGTGCCCTGGTGCGCCGCTCGCTGCTGACTCTCAAGGCCATGACCTACGCCCCCACCGGCGGCATCGTCGCCGCGGTCACCACCTCGCTGCCTGAGCGCGTCGGCCACGAACGCAACTGGGACTACCGGTTCTGCTGGCTGCGCGACGCCACCATGACCCTGCTGGCGTTCATGAACCTGGGCTACTTTGACGAAGCCCAGGCCTGGCGTGAATGGCTGCTGCGCTCGGTGGCCGGCAACCCCGAACAGATGCAGATCATGTATGGCCTGGCCGGTGAGCGCGACCTGCAGGAATACACCCTGCCGTGGCTGGCCGGCTATGAGCATTCGCAGCCGGTGCGCGTGGGCAATGCGGCCTCGACGCAGACCCAGCTCGACATCTATGGTGAGCTCGCCGATGCCATGGCCCAGGCAATCAACGGCGGCTTGCCACGCCACCCGCGCAGCGCCGCCATCGCCCGGCTGATCCTGCCTTACCTCGAGCGCATCTGGCGCGAGCCGGACGAAGGCATCTGGGAAGTGCGCGGTGGCCGCCAGCAGTTCGTGCATTCCAAGGTCATGGCCTGGGTGGCCTTCGACCGTGCCGCGGGGCTAGCCGACACCACCGAGGAGGGCCGCGAGCGTGGCCAGCATTATCGCCAGGTGGCTGACCAGATTCGCCGCGAAGTCTGCGAGCAGGGCCTGGACGCCAGCGGCCAGTTTTTCGTCCAGGCCTATGGTTCGAGCGAAATGGATGCCAGCTTGTTGCAGATCGCCCTGACCGGCTTCCTGCCGGTGGATGACCCGCGCTTCTTGCGCACCCTGGAGCAGATCGAACAGCGCCTGCTGAAGCATGGCCTGCTGCTGCGCTACGACAGCGACAGTTGCAGCGATGGCCTCACGCCCGGCGAGGGCACCTTCCTGGTGTGTTCGTTCTGGCTGGCCGACGTGTATGTGCTGCTGGGCCGCCAGGCCGAGGCCCAGGCCCTGTACCAACGCCTGACCGGCCTGTGCAACGACCTCGGCCTGCTGGCCGAGCAGTACGACCCGGTCGGCCAGCGCATGCTCGGCAACTTCCCCCAGGCATTCAGCCATATCGGCATCATCAACACCGCGCTCAACCTGCACCGGGCACAGTGCCCGGTACGGGACCGGGCGACCCGGCGTTGA
- the zwf gene encoding glucose-6-phosphate dehydrogenase: MTRQHIPAAPPCTLFLFGANGDLVKRLLMPALYNLSRDGLLDRNLRIVGVDHNPATAEQFAERLHAFMVERDKGGEGSSKGLDEKLWARLAKRLDYQTGDFLDPATYQALARRIDKTSHGNAIFYLATSPRFFPEVALRLGQAGLLDESAGGFRRVVVEKPFGTDLASAEALNACLLKVMGERQIYRIDHYLGKETVQNILVSRFSNGLFESFWNNHYIDHVQITAAETVGVETRGAFYDSTGALRDMVPNHLFQLLAMVAMEPPAAFAADAVRSEKAKVIGAIRPWSTKMALKHSVRGQYRAGKHGRKQLPGYRQEANVAPDSQTETYVALKVMIDNWRWAGVPFYLRTGKRMSVRDTEIAICFKPAPYAQFRESELERPKPNYLKIQIQPNEGMWFDLQAKRPGPELVMENVELGFAYKDFFKMTPATGYETLIYDCLTGDQTLFQRADNIENGWRAVQPFLDAWAQGGEVHEYPAGEDGPEAGNELLARDKREWHRLG, from the coding sequence ATGACCAGACAGCACATTCCTGCCGCTCCACCCTGCACCCTGTTCCTGTTCGGCGCCAATGGCGACCTGGTCAAGCGCCTGCTGATGCCGGCGCTGTACAACCTCAGCCGCGACGGCCTGCTGGACCGCAACTTGCGCATTGTCGGCGTCGACCACAACCCGGCCACTGCCGAGCAATTTGCCGAGCGCCTGCATGCGTTCATGGTCGAGCGTGACAAAGGCGGCGAGGGCAGCAGCAAAGGCCTGGACGAGAAACTGTGGGCACGTCTGGCCAAGCGCCTGGACTACCAGACCGGTGACTTCCTCGACCCGGCCACCTACCAGGCCCTCGCCAGGCGCATCGACAAGACCAGCCATGGCAACGCCATCTTCTACCTGGCGACTTCGCCGCGGTTCTTCCCGGAGGTCGCCCTGCGCCTGGGGCAGGCCGGCTTGCTCGACGAATCCGCCGGTGGCTTTCGCCGCGTGGTGGTGGAAAAACCCTTCGGCACCGACCTGGCTAGCGCCGAGGCGCTCAACGCCTGCCTGTTGAAAGTGATGGGCGAGCGGCAGATCTACCGCATCGACCATTACCTGGGCAAGGAGACGGTGCAGAACATTCTGGTCAGCCGTTTCTCCAACGGCCTGTTCGAGTCGTTCTGGAACAACCACTACATCGACCACGTGCAGATCACCGCCGCAGAAACCGTCGGTGTCGAGACCCGCGGTGCTTTCTACGACAGCACCGGGGCGCTGCGCGACATGGTGCCCAACCACCTGTTCCAGTTGCTGGCGATGGTGGCCATGGAGCCCCCGGCGGCGTTCGCCGCCGATGCCGTGCGCAGCGAGAAGGCCAAGGTGATCGGCGCCATTCGCCCGTGGTCGACGAAGATGGCCCTGAAGCATTCCGTGCGCGGCCAGTACCGCGCCGGCAAGCACGGGCGCAAGCAGTTGCCGGGTTACCGCCAGGAGGCCAACGTCGCCCCCGACAGCCAGACCGAGACCTACGTGGCGCTGAAGGTGATGATCGACAACTGGCGCTGGGCCGGGGTGCCGTTCTACCTGCGCACCGGCAAGCGCATGAGCGTGCGCGACACCGAAATCGCCATCTGCTTCAAGCCCGCGCCGTATGCGCAGTTCCGCGAGTCGGAACTGGAGCGGCCCAAGCCCAATTACCTGAAAATCCAGATCCAGCCCAACGAAGGCATGTGGTTCGACCTGCAGGCCAAGCGCCCCGGGCCGGAGCTGGTGATGGAGAACGTGGAACTGGGCTTTGCCTACAAGGACTTCTTCAAGATGACCCCGGCAACCGGCTACGAGACGCTGATCTATGACTGTCTGACCGGTGACCAGACGCTGTTCCAGCGCGCCGACAATATCGAGAACGGCTGGCGGGCGGTGCAGCCGTTCCTAGACGCCTGGGCCCAAGGCGGCGAGGTGCATGAATACCCGGCCGGTGAAGACGGGCCCGAAGCTGGCAATGAACTGCTGGCGCGGGACAAGCGCGAGTGGCACCGGTTGGGGTGA
- the gnd gene encoding decarboxylating 6-phosphogluconate dehydrogenase, with product MQLGIIGLGRMGGNIARRLMRAGHRTVVHDRSREAISTLEGEGAQGAHDLGALVQKLKAPRAVWVMLPAGEPTEQTIAQLAELLEPGDAIIDGGNTFYKDDMRRAGELARRGLHYLDVGTSGGVWGLERGYCMMIGGEKDVFERLEPLFKALAPGVGDIPRTHGRSGDYQRAEHGYIHAGPAGAGHYVKMVHNGIEYGLMQAYAEGFDLLRSKGGNELPEDQRFDLDVAEIAEVWRRGSVVTSWLLDLTADALVADPQLAQFSGSVSDSGEGRWTIDAAVEQAVPVPVLSSALFARFRSRQQQGTYGDKILSAMRLGFGGHIEKKGE from the coding sequence ATGCAACTGGGAATCATCGGGCTGGGCCGCATGGGCGGCAATATCGCAAGGCGCCTGATGCGCGCCGGCCACCGTACCGTGGTGCACGACCGCAGCCGTGAAGCCATCAGCACTCTGGAGGGCGAGGGTGCCCAAGGGGCGCACGACCTCGGGGCGCTGGTGCAGAAGCTCAAGGCACCGCGTGCGGTGTGGGTGATGCTGCCGGCCGGCGAGCCTACCGAGCAGACCATCGCGCAGCTGGCCGAGCTGCTGGAGCCGGGCGATGCGATCATCGACGGCGGCAATACCTTCTACAAGGACGATATGCGCCGGGCGGGCGAGCTGGCCAGGCGCGGGCTGCATTACCTGGACGTGGGCACCTCCGGCGGTGTGTGGGGCCTGGAGCGTGGCTACTGCATGATGATCGGTGGCGAAAAGGACGTTTTCGAGCGCCTGGAGCCGCTGTTCAAGGCGCTGGCCCCGGGCGTGGGTGACATCCCGCGCACCCATGGCCGCAGCGGCGACTACCAGCGCGCCGAGCACGGCTACATCCATGCCGGCCCAGCCGGTGCCGGGCACTACGTGAAAATGGTGCACAACGGTATCGAGTACGGCTTGATGCAGGCCTATGCCGAAGGCTTCGACCTGCTGCGCAGCAAGGGCGGCAACGAACTGCCCGAGGACCAGCGCTTTGACCTGGACGTGGCCGAGATCGCCGAAGTGTGGCGGCGCGGCAGCGTGGTCACCTCGTGGTTGCTCGACCTGACCGCCGATGCCCTGGTGGCCGACCCTCAGCTGGCGCAGTTCAGCGGCTCGGTGTCCGACAGCGGTGAAGGCCGCTGGACCATCGATGCTGCCGTCGAGCAGGCCGTACCGGTGCCGGTGTTGTCCAGTGCCCTGTTCGCCCGCTTCCGCTCGCGCCAGCAGCAGGGCACCTATGGTGACAAGATCCTCTCGGCCATGCGCCTGGGCTTCGGTGGCCACATCGAGAAGAAAGGCGAATGA
- a CDS encoding DUF6026 family protein, with the protein MGTLMPATPTQTLYVSVRRDELRKLKEERDQLRQQVAQLNLLLAQARTDGDAVSL; encoded by the coding sequence ATGGGTACCTTGATGCCTGCTACTCCAACCCAGACCCTCTATGTCTCCGTGCGCCGTGATGAGCTGCGTAAACTGAAGGAAGAACGTGACCAGCTGCGTCAGCAGGTCGCCCAACTGAACCTGCTGCTGGCACAGGCACGCACCGACGGCGACGCCGTCAGCCTCTGA
- a CDS encoding PAAR domain-containing protein, giving the protein MPAIVLLGHAHHCPLCGPTSVSSGSSLFFVNGRAAARVGDRLGCGAVIISGSALMNDDGRPLARVGDATSHGGVLENGDNGWLLD; this is encoded by the coding sequence ATGCCTGCCATCGTTCTGCTGGGTCACGCCCACCACTGTCCGCTGTGCGGCCCGACCAGCGTCAGCAGCGGTTCCAGCCTGTTCTTCGTCAATGGCAGGGCGGCTGCCAGGGTCGGTGACAGGCTCGGGTGTGGGGCGGTGATCATCAGCGGCTCGGCACTGATGAATGACGACGGCCGGCCGCTGGCCAGGGTCGGCGATGCCACCAGTCATGGCGGCGTACTGGAAAATGGCGATAACGGCTGGTTGCTCGATTGA
- a CDS encoding PoNi-like cognate immunity protein, translated as MGHFDSIKRDPWMVEQHYRASTHEKEQEFADPDTQALLAGPAEHRHHYRGLSRDWAHMALELAIQRYSGGEPMELVEAYVDYAFAQFARHFSAYPAASEQLRPWVADDYRLALWLLSLAVLCGYPERVGQLLGWLNQDDERSPDLLLHRLFQRLGKAYPGTSLLHPEPYATLLESLNLRGPAQQDALMRYLGQWYAKAHGCYWRERHARPRGDHLGYWAFEGALMAFLWSVQGDALQGAPQFYPKALVDRAHYRRLGKQFRDPETARREDAPGWPSGTPCPWPGHYTCVERALGEQVFMHQVPFPEIDGQVVHWRLSRTF; from the coding sequence ATGGGCCACTTTGACAGCATCAAGCGCGACCCGTGGATGGTCGAGCAGCACTATCGGGCCTCGACCCATGAAAAGGAACAGGAATTCGCCGACCCGGACACCCAGGCCTTGCTGGCCGGCCCCGCCGAGCACAGGCACCACTACCGTGGGCTTAGCCGCGACTGGGCGCACATGGCTTTGGAGCTGGCCATCCAGCGCTACTCCGGTGGCGAGCCGATGGAACTGGTGGAGGCCTATGTCGATTACGCGTTCGCCCAGTTCGCCCGGCATTTTTCGGCGTACCCGGCAGCCAGCGAGCAATTGCGCCCGTGGGTGGCGGATGACTACCGGCTTGCCTTGTGGCTGCTGTCGCTGGCGGTGCTGTGCGGTTACCCCGAGCGCGTCGGCCAACTGCTGGGCTGGCTGAACCAGGACGACGAGCGCAGCCCCGACCTGCTGCTGCATCGGCTGTTCCAGCGCCTGGGCAAGGCATACCCAGGCACTTCGTTGCTTCACCCCGAGCCCTACGCCACGTTGCTGGAGAGCCTCAATCTACGCGGCCCCGCGCAGCAGGACGCACTCATGCGCTACCTCGGCCAGTGGTACGCCAAGGCGCATGGCTGTTACTGGCGCGAGCGCCATGCACGGCCACGTGGTGACCACCTGGGCTACTGGGCATTCGAAGGAGCGTTGATGGCATTTCTATGGTCGGTGCAAGGCGATGCCCTGCAGGGCGCGCCGCAGTTCTACCCGAAGGCACTTGTCGACCGGGCCCATTACCGGCGGCTGGGCAAGCAGTTCCGCGACCCGGAAACCGCCAGGCGCGAGGATGCCCCTGGCTGGCCGTCCGGCACCCCCTGCCCATGGCCCGGTCACTACACCTGCGTCGAACGTGCGCTGGGTGAGCAGGTGTTCATGCACCAGGTACCTTTCCCCGAGATCGATGGCCAGGTCGTGCACTGGCGGCTGTCGAGAACGTTCTGA
- a CDS encoding PoNi-like cognate immunity protein, translating to MHFDRVKREPLLQERFYLDDVSYLKEIYFERSAEEYLARSWPDYVNVEGISWGWCYQSLELLIELYSGGEPLESLQVYAEHMFNQFQRHKRSYPDFSLKLWEPDAYQFVLWLLSLAVLLDMPERIEQIAGYISDDPDHGQDLLIRQLFTRVGINLPGQALIHPRPYADLLQALNGEQAEQQQAMRSYLKKWYRGMRNCYWHDRHKARSDAGFFGYWAFEAGLVTLLWDIDDTPYRDLPYYPKDLVDHARQRPARLG from the coding sequence GTGCATTTTGATCGGGTTAAAAGAGAGCCGCTTCTTCAAGAGAGATTTTATCTGGATGATGTGTCTTATTTGAAGGAAATTTACTTTGAGCGGAGCGCTGAGGAGTATCTGGCTAGGTCGTGGCCGGATTACGTCAATGTGGAAGGAATAAGTTGGGGGTGGTGCTATCAGTCACTTGAATTATTGATTGAATTGTATTCAGGGGGCGAGCCGTTGGAGTCCCTCCAAGTTTATGCTGAGCACATGTTCAACCAGTTCCAGCGTCACAAACGCTCTTATCCCGATTTTTCGTTGAAGCTATGGGAGCCCGACGCTTACCAGTTCGTACTTTGGCTGCTGTCCCTCGCAGTGCTGTTGGATATGCCTGAGCGCATCGAGCAGATCGCCGGTTACATCAGTGACGACCCGGATCACGGCCAAGACCTGCTGATCCGCCAGCTGTTCACCCGAGTCGGCATCAACCTGCCCGGTCAGGCATTGATCCACCCGCGCCCCTACGCAGACTTGCTGCAAGCCTTGAACGGCGAACAGGCCGAACAGCAGCAGGCCATGCGCAGCTACCTGAAGAAATGGTACCGAGGCATGCGCAATTGCTATTGGCATGATCGCCACAAAGCCCGAAGCGATGCCGGCTTTTTCGGCTACTGGGCCTTCGAGGCCGGTTTGGTCACGTTGTTATGGGATATCGACGATACGCCTTACCGCGACTTGCCCTATTACCCCAAAGACCTGGTCGATCACGCCCGGCAGCGCCCGGCTCGCCTGGGTTAG
- a CDS encoding PoNi-like cognate immunity protein, translating into MLQEAAYLDSISFWKEFYVEREAEPFLRIERPEYVDAEMLSWDWCYESLNLLVALYSGGKPITSLEFYAEHMFNQFQRHKRSYPDFSLKLWEPDVYQFALWLLSIAVLLDMPERIEQIAGYISEDPDHGQDLLIRQLFTRVGINLPGQALIHSRPYAELLQALDGEQAEQQQAMRSYLKKWYRGMRNCYWHDLHKARSDAGFFGYWAFEAGLVTLLWDIDDTPYRDLPYYPKDLVDHARQRPARLG; encoded by the coding sequence TTGCTGCAGGAAGCAGCTTATCTCGATAGTATTTCCTTTTGGAAAGAGTTTTATGTCGAGCGTGAAGCTGAGCCTTTCCTGAGAATTGAGCGGCCCGAATATGTAGACGCTGAAATGTTGAGCTGGGATTGGTGCTACGAGTCCTTGAACCTGCTCGTTGCACTTTATTCTGGGGGGAAGCCCATCACATCTCTTGAATTTTACGCGGAGCACATGTTCAACCAGTTCCAGCGTCACAAACGCTCTTATCCCGATTTCTCTTTGAAGCTATGGGAGCCCGACGTTTACCAGTTCGCACTTTGGCTGCTGTCCATTGCAGTGCTGCTGGATATGCCTGAACGCATCGAGCAGATCGCCGGTTACATCAGTGAAGACCCGGATCACGGTCAAGACCTGCTGATCCGCCAGCTTTTCACCCGGGTTGGTATCAACCTGCCTGGCCAGGCATTGATTCACTCGCGTCCCTACGCAGAGTTGCTGCAAGCCTTGGACGGCGAACAGGCTGAACAGCAGCAGGCCATGCGCAGCTACTTGAAGAAATGGTACCGAGGCATGCGCAATTGCTATTGGCATGACCTTCACAAAGCCCGAAGCGATGCGGGGTTTTTCGGCTACTGGGCCTTCGAGGCCGGTTTGGTCACGTTGTTATGGGATATCGACGATACGCCTTACCGCGACTTGCCCTATTACCCAAAAGACCTGGTCGATCACGCCCGGCAGCGCCCGGCTCGCCTGGGTTAG
- a CDS encoding PoNi-like cognate immunity protein, whose product MKKFDEIKREPLLQEAAFKDSLSFWREFYFERQAEAFLSIERPDYVNVEGLSWSWCFGSLQLLVGLYSGGEAIDSLRPYAEHMFSQFQRHKQAYPSFSLKLWEPDAYQFALWLLSLAVLLNMPGRVEQVAGYLSGNAEGGQDLLLRQLFSRAGIALPGNELISKRPYAELLNAINAQGDEQQQALRSYLKQWYRGMRNCYWHDRHRRRSDAGFFGYWAFEAGMVTVLWDVDDAPYRNLPYYPKDLVDYARERQVIQTFPRSLQTATYSDAIAKSGELCPRTGVWVCDDWVVGPQTFMQGVEMPADEGRILTWRLVKAL is encoded by the coding sequence ATGAAAAAATTTGATGAAATTAAGCGTGAGCCTTTACTTCAAGAGGCAGCATTTAAGGATAGTCTATCCTTTTGGAGGGAATTTTATTTTGAACGGCAGGCAGAAGCTTTTCTTTCTATTGAAAGGCCGGACTATGTGAATGTTGAGGGGCTGAGTTGGAGTTGGTGCTTCGGTTCCTTGCAGTTGTTGGTGGGCCTCTATTCGGGAGGCGAAGCCATTGATTCGCTACGCCCCTATGCTGAGCATATGTTTTCCCAGTTTCAGCGTCATAAGCAGGCCTATCCGAGCTTCTCGCTGAAGCTGTGGGAGCCAGATGCCTACCAGTTTGCTCTTTGGCTTTTGTCTTTGGCGGTGCTGTTGAATATGCCGGGGCGGGTAGAGCAAGTCGCAGGTTATCTGAGTGGTAATGCCGAGGGCGGCCAGGATTTACTTTTAAGGCAACTTTTTTCCAGGGCTGGCATTGCTTTGCCTGGTAATGAGCTGATAAGCAAGCGGCCCTATGCAGAGTTGCTTAATGCCATAAATGCTCAAGGTGATGAGCAGCAACAAGCTTTACGCAGCTATCTAAAACAATGGTATCGCGGCATGCGTAACTGCTATTGGCATGACCGTCATAGACGACGGAGCGATGCCGGCTTCTTTGGCTACTGGGCATTCGAGGCTGGGATGGTTACGGTGTTGTGGGATGTCGACGATGCGCCCTATAGAAACTTACCTTATTACCCTAAAGATTTGGTTGACTATGCGCGTGAGCGTCAGGTCATTCAAACCTTTCCTCGGAGTCTTCAAACTGCGACTTATTCGGATGCGATTGCCAAATCAGGAGAGCTTTGTCCTCGGACTGGGGTGTGGGTCTGCGACGATTGGGTCGTGGGGCCTCAAACATTTATGCAAGGCGTTGAAATGCCAGCTGACGAAGGCCGTATCTTGACGTGGCGCTTGGTAAAAGCCCTGTAG
- the tssI gene encoding type VI secretion system tip protein TssI/VgrG produces the protein MKQSDLRFGFQALAARTEFEVVSFTLEETLNQPFVLNLELVSYESDIDFGHLLDKPALFTLYRADRPLRHVHGLVSAFSQGETGFSRTRYHAVVEPQLARARLRSNWRIFQQKTVPQILELMFKRQGINHFELNSCAEHQVREFCVQAGETDLDFIHRLAAEEGFVYRFAHCAKQHTLIVTDRLLSFGLLSRGALKIEDDEALWLDEDDIGPDRVLYHANSGGDQAQACLRRLRYCEQVRTARQVQRDYTFTNPAYRQEHRAQASNVKHQSLDYERFDYPGRYKRDAVGKPFTETRLRGLRHDACLAEVQGDDVRLQPGLSFTLVGHPREDLNVHWRVVSLCHQGTQLTSLEEQAAGAEQGTHYVNDALLVQGMAEWRPAPVAKPRIDGPQMATVVGPPGEEIYCDEWGRVKVSFPWDRESEGNEFSSCWVRVSQGWAGGSWGSMAIPRIGQDVIVQYVNGDPDQPIVTGRTYCGDQLPPYDLPQHKTRMTIKSQTHKGTGFNELRFEDELGRQEVFIHAERDQNNVVKHNETTLIGNDRSERVEHDEVVHIGGNRSVKVGASKSETVALGKIESVGLGKVLAVGGALSVSVGLEASEQVALDKRVQVGGQLRVDSQDDVSITSHRGHVHIDSRTSLTLSCGGAFIKLADGRIEIGCPEPLLLHAIAQVKAPARYGEPPAPAQDDIEFRLVHADGTPIAGTAYVASLSDGTQRQGVVDQNGYARLAGVTPGCSAQVRYEVGPGPLQLTTATELDAALQALLAGCTSAGGQP, from the coding sequence ATGAAACAGTCTGACTTACGCTTCGGTTTTCAGGCGCTCGCCGCACGCACGGAATTCGAAGTGGTTTCATTCACGCTGGAGGAGACCCTCAACCAGCCATTCGTGTTGAACCTGGAACTTGTCAGCTACGAAAGTGATATCGACTTCGGCCACCTGCTCGACAAGCCTGCGCTGTTCACCCTGTATCGCGCAGACCGGCCCTTGCGTCACGTGCATGGCCTGGTCAGCGCCTTCAGCCAGGGCGAAACCGGCTTTTCTCGCACGCGCTACCACGCCGTGGTCGAACCGCAGCTGGCCCGCGCCCGGTTGCGTTCGAACTGGCGCATCTTCCAGCAGAAAACCGTGCCGCAGATTCTTGAACTGATGTTCAAGCGCCAAGGCATCAACCACTTCGAGCTGAACAGCTGCGCCGAGCACCAGGTCCGGGAGTTCTGTGTCCAGGCGGGTGAGACTGACCTTGACTTCATCCATCGGCTTGCCGCTGAAGAGGGGTTTGTCTACCGCTTCGCCCACTGTGCCAAGCAGCACACGCTGATCGTTACCGACCGCCTGCTTTCGTTTGGGCTGCTCAGCCGGGGCGCGCTCAAGATCGAAGACGACGAGGCGCTTTGGCTGGATGAGGATGATATCGGCCCCGATCGAGTGCTGTACCACGCCAACAGTGGCGGCGACCAGGCCCAGGCCTGCCTGCGGCGCTTGCGCTACTGCGAGCAGGTGCGGACGGCGCGGCAAGTGCAGCGCGACTACACCTTCACCAACCCGGCCTACCGCCAGGAGCACAGGGCCCAGGCCAGTAACGTCAAACACCAGTCCCTGGACTACGAGCGCTTTGATTACCCGGGGCGCTACAAGCGCGATGCAGTGGGCAAGCCGTTCACCGAAACACGGCTGAGGGGGTTGCGCCACGATGCCTGCCTGGCCGAGGTGCAGGGCGACGACGTGCGCCTGCAACCAGGCCTGAGCTTCACCTTGGTCGGGCACCCACGGGAAGACCTCAATGTGCACTGGCGCGTGGTCAGCCTGTGTCATCAGGGGACCCAGCTCACCAGCCTGGAGGAACAAGCCGCCGGCGCCGAACAAGGCACCCACTATGTGAACGATGCGCTGCTGGTGCAAGGCATGGCCGAGTGGCGCCCGGCGCCCGTGGCCAAGCCGCGCATCGATGGCCCGCAAATGGCCACCGTGGTCGGCCCGCCGGGCGAGGAGATCTACTGCGACGAATGGGGCCGGGTCAAGGTCAGCTTCCCCTGGGACCGGGAGAGCGAAGGCAACGAGTTCAGCTCCTGCTGGGTGCGGGTGTCGCAAGGCTGGGCCGGTGGCAGCTGGGGTTCGATGGCCATCCCGCGTATTGGCCAGGATGTGATTGTCCAGTACGTCAATGGCGACCCCGATCAGCCGATCGTCACCGGGCGCACCTACTGCGGTGACCAGCTGCCGCCGTACGACCTGCCGCAACACAAGACCCGCATGACCATCAAGAGCCAGACCCATAAAGGCACTGGCTTCAACGAACTGCGCTTCGAGGATGAACTGGGGCGGCAGGAAGTATTCATTCATGCCGAGCGTGACCAGAACAACGTCGTCAAGCACAACGAAACCACGCTGATCGGCAATGACCGTAGCGAGCGCGTCGAGCATGACGAAGTGGTGCACATAGGCGGCAACCGCAGCGTCAAGGTGGGCGCCAGCAAAAGCGAGACGGTCGCCCTTGGCAAGATCGAAAGCGTTGGCCTGGGCAAGGTGCTGGCGGTTGGTGGCGCGCTGAGCGTGAGCGTCGGCCTCGAGGCCAGCGAACAGGTGGCGCTGGACAAGCGCGTGCAGGTTGGCGGGCAATTGCGGGTCGACAGCCAGGACGACGTGTCGATCACCAGCCATCGCGGCCACGTGCATATCGACAGCCGCACGTCGCTCACCCTGAGCTGTGGCGGGGCCTTCATCAAGCTGGCTGACGGCCGCATCGAAATCGGCTGCCCCGAGCCACTGCTGCTCCATGCCATCGCCCAGGTCAAGGCGCCGGCACGCTACGGTGAGCCGCCTGCCCCGGCACAGGACGACATCGAGTTTCGCCTGGTGCACGCCGACGGCACGCCGATCGCCGGCACGGCCTACGTGGCGAGCTTGTCCGATGGCACCCAGCGCCAGGGCGTGGTCGACCAGAACGGCTATGCCCGCCTGGCCGGGGTCACCCCCGGCTGCAGCGCCCAGGTGCGTTATGAGGTGGGCCCAGGCCCGCTGCAACTGACCACCGCGACCGAGCTGGATGCTGCCTTGCAGGCTTTGCTTGCCGGCTGCACCTCGGCAGGTGGCCAGCCATGA